The Capsicum annuum cultivar UCD-10X-F1 chromosome 3, UCD10Xv1.1, whole genome shotgun sequence genomic sequence TATTAGAAGTTATTAGTTTACGGAGCTATCTCAGATATCACGAGTAAGGAGATGGGACGAGTTTGATAGTTAGAGTTCAATTTCTAGGAAGGAAGAGACTATCGGGAAGCTCACTCTCGGCCGGGCTCGAAGTAGAGGGTAGAACGTAATATCTCTTGTTGGTTCAGATCATCAAGTTATTACAAAAGAGTCCACAAAGAAAGAAGCCATTTTTACGGTATTTTTACTTCCAGTCCGTAATTAGATCTTGAAGCTTAGTCCAGTCTAGATCCATCCTAAACCAAAGAGCGGGCTAAACTAGGGGCTGGGGCAGGACGATAGCGCACCTCCTAACATTTCCCAGAAGGCCTCCTTCCAGGGGAGGGGGGCCCGAGCCATCGGCGAGATACCACTTTGAAAGTGCTAAAATTCTAACCTTGCATCAGGACCTACGAGCCTAGGAACAGTCTTAGGTAGACAGTGTCTATGGGATGTAGGCCTCCTAAAAGGTAACGAAGGCGTGCAAAGGTTTCCTTGGGCTGGACGGAGATTGGCCTTCTAGTGCAAAGGCAGAAGAGAGTTTGACTGCAAGACCCACCGTCGAGTAGGAACGAAAGTCGGCCTTAGTGATCTGACCCACCGTCGAGCAGGGACGAAAGTCGACCTTAGTGATCCGACGGTGTCGAGTGCAAGGGTCGTTGGATAAAAGTTACTCTAGGGATAGCAGGCTGATCTTTCTCAAGAGCTCACATTGACGGAAAAGTTTGACATCTCGATGTCGGCTCTTCGCCACTTGGGGTTGAGTATGTTCCAAGGGTTGGGCTGTTCTCAATTTTAATCAACTTTCTTTCAATCATGAACTCGAGCAATTCTTTACCAATTTGATATTTATGACCTTTGATATCAACTCGACTACTTGTTGCTCTACTACtaatcatatttttcttattggtTATATTGGCCTGTATTTGAACTGTGCTATCTAACTTGTCCAACAATGAAGATACCCTCACAACTGAGGTATTTTGAGTACAGTTGTACAACAATCCTAAGACATATATTATGATAGCCTCCAGCGTATATTGACTGAACTGATTAATAGTACTATTCTAAATATCTTGAGGaagatatttatataaataagatTTAGCGTTTATAAGATCTTCTCTTATTAATAGTTTGATTAAAAATTCTACATTCATCAAATTAACTAGTTATATCTTCAATCTTCTTTTATAACTCAAAGTAATTCTTCATCCGAGATGTCAATATATTATTGATGATCTCTTTATCCCACTTATAATCATACAATAATTTCGTAACATTATTATTATACGtagctttttcttctttatttcgacTTTTATCATCTGTATTCTtgtataaattttttcaaaactcattaaTACCAATATGATTAGATGtactatatttttttctattaaggATCAAGATGGACCGCAGAAATCTATTACATGACCTATCATATTTTAtagtaatcgataatttatcgATATCGAGATGATAGAATCTATATGAACAATATGATCAATGACAATcattcacaaatttctcaataGAGGTGTCTGACCTCGTTCCTCTCTTGAAAGAAGAACACTAGCTGGGTCTGAAGCTCTGCTCTCCTCTACATatccaaaagaagaagaacactAGCTGGGTCTAAAGCTCTGCTCTCCTCTACATATCCGAAAGAAGAATCCGAAAGAAGAATACGGGTTTacgtgtttgatttgaaaaaagcAAAATGTAATTTATCTTAATTTCTACTTTATCCTTATTATAAACTATAACCACTATCtcaaatatcaaattcattataaattcattatattcaaaagtaacataacaaattttttttaattcattatattcaaagaataacataacaaaatttttattttatttattactacTAAAGAGATATGCTACACcgaacaagtaaaaataaacaaagaaaatactTCTTCCTTTTAACAAATCAAGAGAGTTCCATCATACTACATTACTAccttttaatataaaataacatagattAAATACTATATAAAATCAAACTTAGATCTCAAAACTCCAAgaataagattaatttaataaaatatactcCATAATAAGTAGAACTTGTTAAGAGTTATTCCAAGTCCACGTGAGCCAAGTAATATGAAACAATGGATAATAAAGTTCTCCAACACCAGGATTGACTTTACATAAACATTCATTAAACCAACTTTAATGTCTAGCTTTTATCTACATTCCTCCTTTGAACTAATGAACTCGATCAGTTGATCCACAACAACACATAATCAATACAGCAGAACCTTATTgcaacacatatatatacacaacaacCGACCTGTCTCTCCAGATTTTTGCCACTTTATACACTCTTTGAACTACTACTACCATTTTACTGCGAGAGCAACGATTCAAGAGCTTTCGGGTCACAGACTGGAGGACTACATGTGAAGTTTTGGCAAACAAGGGCTATCACTTTGTCGGCAGCAGCATTGTTTTTCGCCATCAGAGCAATATTTCCGTTAGTTTCTTCCCAAAATCCCACCTCTTCCACATCGTAAGGATCAATGTGAATAACCTATTAAGAAACAGTCTCCGTAAGAAGCAAAATCCACCATTGTACAATGTGATATGAAGCGTTCGTTAGCTTCTCTGCATGGAAAATACTTACTGTCTTGTTAGGATCATATGCTGCATGAGCAGCAGCAACCATGTTTTCGAACTCCTCAGAGGACTTCACTCCGACCAGAACTACTTGCTTTCTGGATGGAAAAGCCACCATATCTGCTGCACAGCACATCAGCGGCACAGCAACAGCTGTATCCTTCAATCTCTTCTCGAAAACCGCCTATTAAATGCAAAGATTACAAATTAACTACAACAGTACATAGATTATATAGTCAAATGTAAGGTGCAGAATGTTTCAAGATAAAAGGTGCACCAGAACATGTTCTGCGGTCTCTCTGTGAAGTTTGGATTTGTCACCAGCAACCATAGAGGCTAATCTCACTAGATTAATCACTGAAACAGAATTTCCCGAAGGCTCAGCCCCATCATGATCTTCTTTCACACGTAGAAGAACAGAAGGATCTTCCCCAGTTGTGCTAAAGTAACCTCCTCCGGTTTTGTCGAGAAATAACTCGTCCTGCATGAAATAGTTCAACAGTAATAAGAACTTGTCCTGCTCAACCAGAAGATCCTAAATTTTCCTTACCTGGGTCTCCTGAAGTTCAAGTGCCCAGCCCAACCAGAAAACTGAACCACCGAACTCGTAAAGATCCAGTAGACCTGCTATTAAAAATGCATAATCATCTAGAAACCCAGGTGCTTTGGAGGGACCATTCCTGAAGCTATGCTGCAGCCTGCGCATCTGTTCATTATAAAGGTGCTTCCTAATAAAATATGCAGCTTTCTCAGCGACATCCATGTACTCCTTGGGCTGAATATGACGAGCAAAAGCAAATTAAGCAGgcaaacaacaacaaaagcaaTGTGCAACCAACAATACCTAATCTAGGACATCAATTTGACTAAACGTATACCCAAGATACTTTGCAATAACGAGAGTTTGGAACAAATAAAAGTTAACTAATGGACATACACAAATTCATTGACGCAGATCTTGATTTAAGACGCAGAGTTGGAGGACAATGAGGATCTTTATTTCATTAAACATACTGAAATTAAGTGCATAACAAAAATTTTACCACCACCAGTCTACAATTTTCCACATCTTCTGAGGATATACAAGTGTCACAGATTTATCAGAGAATAACCTATCTCTGAAATCTTACATTGGTGCCAGCCACTGGAAAGTAGAATCTTGTTCCCACTGGTTCTCCCTTCAGGATTTTTGACGCCCTCGCGAGAGATGAAATCACTAGTCCGTTCCACGATACAATAACCTACAATAATAGATCACTCATCACACTGAACATAATGAAAGATTAAATAAACACACTtgcgtaaaaataatataccttaTCATCCAGATGTGGTCGGGGACGTTTCGACCTCGCATCAAAAAGTTCTCGTCGAGCGTTCCCCAGGATATCAAGATACTCCTCAATAGGCAAAGCATGTTTTGATGCCATTGCAGAGGTACTACTTCTTTCTATCAGCACGTTTTTGTCCTCGAATTCATTATGTGGATCACTCCTACTTGAAAGATCACAATTACCTGAGGGTTTTATATAGTAGTGATCCTTGACAAGCGTTGCATGCTCGCCCACTATGTTGTCAACCTTCAGAAAGATATAACCAAGTCAAGGTAACCACTCAAGCTCAACGCTGGCAGAAAATTGTGGCACAATAACAGAGCTTTCTCCAAACTATAAATATATGCAACATTAGGAGCAGATATCAAAGCACAATATGAGCCAGAGGCCAATTATTTCATATATGCAGTCAAGAAGATGTTAAGCCAACACAGATTTATACATGTGCAAATACCCGAAGTTTAAACAGCAAACAAGAAATGATACTTCTTCAAAATTAGATggtaaaaataatcaaatcataccTCAGTACTAGTCCAGACATAGAAAGCACCCTCCTTTTTCCGTGAGGCACCTTCAGATTCATAACTATCAGCATCTTCTGCTGAAAATATTTCACCACTTGGTCCAATCATATCCCTTCTCAGGTAGTCAAGTATATCACGAGACAAACTTGAATAAAAGACATCCTTTGTGATACAAAAAGCATCCAGATAGACATTAACAAGTTGACCTTGATCATAtaacattttctcaaaatgtggAACTGCAGGATGCAGAAAAGAAAGTCATTaattgaacaacaaaaattggatttaaaattaatatcagaataaatacataaatatttagCTCACCATGCCAGCATTCATCCACACTGTATCTGTGAAAACCACCGCCAACATGATCATGGATACCACCCCTCGCCATACATTCTAAAGTGAACAAGACCATTTTTAGAGCATTCTTGGCTTCACTTGTTTTTCCAGTCTCCCTAGATCTCTTTGAGTTGTAAAGCATCAGCTGCATCTCAACTGGCCTAGGAAATTTGGGTGCAGAGCCAAAACCACCATATTCTGAATCATAGGTTTCTGCTAGCTGCAGCAAATGTAGGGTACATGGGGAAGTCAGAccatcatcattaacaacaatAAATATATTGGGAATCGAATTAACTAATCCTTAAGAGTAGCATTCAGAGATAGTTAAATTTCAGGAACATGCAAAGATGCCATATGATCAAGTCTTAAACAGAGAGACTTAGTACCCTGAGGTTTGCAGGTCAATTACACAGAGAAAAAGGAGaatatttatcatgaaaaaaatgaagaattctGAAGAACTTAAAAATATAGGAATAGCAGCAGTAGAGAAGAGATATGACAAGGTAGCAGGTGTCTCGAGAGCATCAAATGCTGTTTTTTTTTCCGTTTTAAACTCCAACCCAAGTTGCCACATATCCAAAGACGACTCAACAAGAAATATACCCatccagaaaaaaaaaaaaacaaatttgcAGAAAATCTTACATGATCAGCACATTTATGCAGTGCAGTTTGCAGAATCTCATCTGAGAGCTTATTTAACGTTGAAGTTGCTGCCAAGGCTTCTGATAATTGTTCTATTGCAAAGGCCCCACTCTGGACAAGCATATCTCTCTTGCTGTTCCATGCTTCCTTCACTTTCCTAGGCATGATGATGAAGTACACAGGAATATACTAAGAAGTTTGAATTGAACGTTGATAGTGCTCAACATCATTTGAGCTTAAGAAATGGCATGCATACTTGCAGTGGAGGAGAAGTTTATGTTGAACAACTTAATCTGAAAGTACAGAATGAACATACCTAAGTATAGTTTTAAATCCCGGCCTTCCATATTTGTCTTCTGGAGGAAAATAAGTCCCACCCATCAACGGCTTCAAATCAGGTGAAAGGAAGGCACTTAGTGGCCAACCGCCTCCACCATATAAAGCTTGCACATATGTCATGTACACCTGAGAGAGAACAAAATTGAGCTACTTGAAGCAGATAGCATCACTAGTGG encodes the following:
- the LOC107863994 gene encoding spermatogenesis-associated protein 20; this translates as MLTRLFFISPSSSFRSSYCFFNKSIKLPFFSRPISVFSMAEGQQSSSKTYKYTNRLASEHSPYLLQHAHNPVDWYPWGEEAFAEARKRDVPIFLSIGYSTCHWCHVMEVESFEDEEVAKLLNDWFVSIKVDREERPDVDTVYMTYVQALYGGGGWPLSAFLSPDLKPLMGGTYFPPEDKYGRPGFKTILRKVKEAWNSKRDMLVQSGAFAIEQLSEALAATSTLNKLSDEILQTALHKCADHLAETYDSEYGGFGSAPKFPRPVEMQLMLYNSKRSRETGKTSEAKNALKMVLFTLECMARGGIHDHVGGGFHRYSVDECWHVPHFEKMLYDQGQLVNVYLDAFCITKDVFYSSLSRDILDYLRRDMIGPSGEIFSAEDADSYESEGASRKKEGAFYVWTSTEVDNIVGEHATLVKDHYYIKPSGNCDLSSRSDPHNEFEDKNVLIERSSTSAMASKHALPIEEYLDILGNARRELFDARSKRPRPHLDDKVIVSWNGLVISSLARASKILKGEPVGTRFYFPVAGTNPKEYMDVAEKAAYFIRKHLYNEQMRRLQHSFRNGPSKAPGFLDDYAFLIAGLLDLYEFGGSVFWLGWALELQETQDELFLDKTGGGYFSTTGEDPSVLLRVKEDHDGAEPSGNSVSVINLVRLASMVAGDKSKLHRETAEHVLAVFEKRLKDTAVAVPLMCCAADMVAFPSRKQVVLVGVKSSEEFENMVAAAHAAYDPNKTVIHIDPYDVEEVGFWEETNGNIALMAKNNAAADKVIALVCQNFTCSPPVCDPKALESLLSQ